In Vicugna pacos chromosome 6, VicPac4, whole genome shotgun sequence, the DNA window CACTGGCAAACTTAGGTAGGTCAACTATGAAAGGGTGATGAGACACAGATAAACAATTTTCACATCCTTCCCGTTTTCTAGGTCAGCTTTGTCAGAATCTCAAACTGAAAAAACTGCCCTGAGAAGGAACTGGCCTGGATCCTTTGGCTTCATTCACCACTGATAGCTATCTAACTCATGTTCTCATCAGTGAGAAATGTAACTAAAATATCACCTCTAGATCTATAAAGTCTTGATATCATGTGTACTTGGAAATAAGAGTAAGCATGTTATAATGAAAAGTGATTAAAAATCATACAATGCTACTACCTTttcatataaagaaatgaaacgTATATACATTAGAAGGCTCAACTACAGACATTAAGTAACTTTGTATGATGCTAAATCTAGAAATTCCAgcccctctgctctctctccaaCTTTAACATCAACAGCTGTAGGACCATAATTATCTTTAACACTCAGAGAGTAAATCACCTGGTATGGGATGTGTTCCTCAATGCAGAACATTCACACACCCGTTACTTCCTTTGAATGAATTCCTCCCAAGTCCGGACCAACACTCTGTTAGCCTCAAGTCATTTGGCAACTTTTCTTGGATAATTTATTGCACAAAATTTCATACTACAGGGTTTTGGAAGTTCAAATGAAGTAACTGGGAAATATCTACCTATTATCTGTCTATATTCCCTATGTTGTTAACAGTGTAGACaaccatttcttttaaaaagaatatttataaaatatctagTATCTTACTCATATTGTATTGAGAATTAGGAATAAAGAATGATCACAAAAGACAACAAGAACAAAGACCCTGAGTCAGGAAAGTACTTGGCTTTTTCTAGAAACTGAAAGACCAATGCTATATTACTCAAGTATGATGTGAAAGATAAGGAGTGCACacatgagagtgtgtgtgtgtttagagacAGAGAGGCAAATACTGAtaactttggaaaattatttttgtaattaagcTGAAAGCTGGCCTAACAGATCTGTTAGCTCAGGAGAAGAACAAGCTGAACTCAGCTCCCCTCTAAGGGTCCCCTCCCTTTTAAGAAAATAAGGTACTTGTTGGACCAAGGAGCTCCAATTGTTCCAAGTAAAATGGATGGTCTTTGCTTTCCTGTCTCTGTAAATGGGCTCAAAAGGAGTCAGCAAATTATGGCCAATGAGCCAAATCTGGCCTGCTGCCTATTTTTGTATCGACAGTGAGTTACAAatttttgctttcttaatttaaattaaaaaaaaatcaatagaagacTAACATTCTGTGACACATGAAAGttacataaaattcaaatttcagtgtcctttGTTCAAGAGGGTGTACGTTTCCATGCGTGTGGGTGCATGAGACAGAGAATGTATGTGACTGATTTATAGAATCATGAGATGAAGTTGGAGATGTTAGGAGGGGTCAAATCATATATTGTAGtttgaagattttattttattctcagtgCGTTTTGAAGCTAACTGAAGTCTGTGTACAAGGAAAGGGATTGacctgattttccttttttaaagaatcaCCCAGGCCAAGGCATGGGCAACAGGTTGTAGAGAAGCATGGTGGAAACAGGAAGTCAGTTCGGACAGCATCACAGTGGCCCAAGGGAGAAAAGATGATGGCTTGAAGAACAGAGTATGTAGACATGAGCCCTATTTGTGAGACAAAGTAAGAGAAATTGATGATGAATTACATATGAGggtaaaagaaagagaggaaatacTACACTGAAATAAtttccaccaaaaataaataaataaataacatttctcaAACATTCAACCCAAAGGGTCAATTACTAGGTTGTTGACCAGATGTTTACTCCCATAATGAAATTTCAGGAACACCAGCAGCACAAACCTGGTCAAAAATGCCTACCCACAATTAAGAACAACTGTTTTCAACTGACCATAATAAATATCTTCCTCTGAACTGGTAATAGATATAGTGACTTAATCTTTAGATTCTAAAATTATTAGACTCCATTAAGGACCTTTATGTAGACAGAATTATTCTTGTGTGTCCCTGTTTTTTTGCTGCTCTTGCTGCTACCTTATGCTCCTGGTACCAGAGGTTTCTCAGAACTTCAGTATTCCTAGTAGGAAAGTATAAGACTCCCTGGGTCCCTAcgccaaattttaaaaaacaaaatatggatTTACCATAGAAGAAGGGTGATAAACAGAGACTTCATGTTGCTCATTTATAGTTAACTTACAGAGGTCTCTAACTGACTTCAAGCTTGAGTGAATGGAAACAAAGGTATTCTAACTCATTTAGAACCAAAGAGGCATTATGCAGATATCCAGCCTTCAAAAGGCACTCAACCTTGGGATGCTCCCAAGAAGTTACTGGGGGCTTGAGCAAACTATTAGTTTTCAATCCCTACAAATCCACTGCTGTGAATTTAGAATTCTGTATTATCGGTAATATCCATAGTTCATATCATTGGAAGACAATTATATGTATAACTGTAGACTGGGAAAATCCATCGTTCTTTCGAGTAAGGATAGACTTATTTCAAAATGGCCCATTAGTAATTCTTTCATCTTGGTCTACTGTGAGTGGCTAGGATTACTGTTTTAACACAAGAGCAGGCTATTTTCCTCTAGGATAATTTTCTCTCCTTGACCtgattgttttacagatgaatggTATATAATACTATTAACTTAATAAATTAATCATTTAGTTGAAACAGGGCCAGTTTCAAAAGTCATGTAAAAAAAGTCATTCAACAAGGTCTGCGAGTTCCTGTCACATCGTTACTTAATTTGACTCAGATTCTGACACAACTGCAATGATGTCACCCCTCTAAAGGTGAAAAAAATTCCATGATTGTTAGAATGGATGGGAaagtagataggtagatagaaagatattatattaaatgtaatatACTCATAGGTATATAATTTATTAAGTCTAATATAATCTTCAAATACCTCTACAGCACTTTTCTTGATGGGGTTATCAATTCTGACCAGAAATTTTCTTACGTCCACGagaaaatgtgaatgaaaataaagaaggaacACAAGTCAATATTTcagttttcaagaaaaaaattagctatTGATACACAAGTCCTTATTACTTCCAAAGATGATTTAAATATAAATCTGGATTCCCAAGTATCTATACACACTCATTTGATATTTGTTGGTCCTTACACAGAGCACAGAAAGATGAAAATCTCCAACACCCCCAACAACACCAGCAACATCACTGGCTTCATCCTCCTGGGCTTCCCTTGCTCCAGGGAGGGCCAGAGCCTCCTCTTTGTGCTCTTCTCTGGTGCCTACCTCCTGACCCTCATGGGCAATGGTTCCATCATCTGTGCTGTGTACTGGGATCAGAGactccacacccccatgtacatCCTGCTCGCCAACTTCTCCGTCCTGGAGATCTGCTATGTCACCTCCACAGTCCCCAACATGTTGGCCAACTTCCTCTCTGACAACAAGGTCATCTCCTTCTCTGGATGCTTTCTCCAGTTCtactttttcttctccttggGTGCTACAGAAAGCTTTTTCTTAGCTATAATGGCATTTGATCGCTACCTTGCCATCTGCCGGCCTCTACATTACCCCACTCTTATGACTAGACGACTCTGCTCCAATCTTGTGGTCAGCTGCTGGGTAAGTGGTTTCCTCTGGTTTTTGATTCCCATTATCATCATCTCCCAAATGTCCTTCTGTGGTTCCAGGATTATTGACCACTTCCTGTGTGATCCAAGTCCTCTTCTAGCACTCACTTGCAAAAAAGCTCCTGTGATACAGCGTGTCATCTCCACCTTAAGTCCTGTACCCATCatcattctcttttcctttatcaTGGGGTCCTATGCCCTGATTCTAAGAGTTGTATTCAAAGTCCCTTCAGCAGCTGGACGAAGAaaggccttctccacctgtggGTCTCATTTGGCTGTGGTTTTACTGTTCTATGGCTCAGTACTGGTCATGTATGGGAGCCCAACATCCGAGCATGAAgctggaatgcagaaaattgtgACTCTCTTTTATTCTGTTGTGACCCCACTTCTTAACCCTGTGATATATAGTCTTAGGAACAAAGATATGAAAAATGCCCTGCAGAAGTTTCTGAGACTACAAAAGGGCACTTAAGCAATTAGAGCCCATAATTGCattgaacttacttacaaacattttttat includes these proteins:
- the LOC102528080 gene encoding olfactory receptor 11G2-like, whose amino-acid sequence is MKISNTPNNTSNITGFILLGFPCSREGQSLLFVLFSGAYLLTLMGNGSIICAVYWDQRLHTPMYILLANFSVLEICYVTSTVPNMLANFLSDNKVISFSGCFLQFYFFFSLGATESFFLAIMAFDRYLAICRPLHYPTLMTRRLCSNLVVSCWVSGFLWFLIPIIIISQMSFCGSRIIDHFLCDPSPLLALTCKKAPVIQRVISTLSPVPIIILFSFIMGSYALILRVVFKVPSAAGRRKAFSTCGSHLAVVLLFYGSVLVMYGSPTSEHEAGMQKIVTLFYSVVTPLLNPVIYSLRNKDMKNALQKFLRLQKGT